GCCTCGACTGTTTCGGCACGAACGTCGTCGCACTGCGCCATGAGGGCGAACTGGCTCCGAACATCAAGACTTTACCCGAAATTTTACGTGAAAACGGCTACGACACTACCTGCGTCGGTTTTAAAAACGTCTCGGGCAGGGGTTTTGACAGATACATCGACTTTGAGGGCTGGAACGCACAGGGTGACGGCAGAGCGCATAAGGCCGAAAACCTCAACGCCGTTGCAATCCCGGAGCTGGAACGCCTGGCCAAGAACGATAAGCCCTTCTGCCTGTTCCTGCGCCATATGGACCCGCACTCGCCGTACCGCGCTCCCGAGCCCTTCCACAAGATGTTTTATCAGGGCAACGAGTTCGACCCGAATAACCACTCGCTCGACCCGGTCTTCAAATTTAAACCTTTCTGCGATTATTTCGCCTCCTGGTTCCCGCAGGGCTGCACCGACGCAGAATATGTCTGCGCCCAGTACGACGCCGAGATCGCTTATATGGACTCCTGCATCCAACTGATTCTGCAAAAACTCAAGGATCTCGGACTCGAAAACGACACGCTGGTCGTCTTCTCCTCCGACCACGGCGAGACACTGTATGACCACGACTGCTACTTCGACCACCACAGCATGTATGACAACTGCCTGGTCGTTCCGTTCGCAGTTCGTTTCCCGGGCAGAGTCCCGGCGGGCAAACGCGTTGACGACATCTGCACATTGGCCGACGTCACTCCGACCGTGCTCGAGATCCTCGATATCAAGACCGACATCAATTTCGACGGCCGCAGCATGTTCTCGACGGCGTTCGGCGGAACGGTCGCACACCGCGACGAGTTCTACATCACCGAGTGCACCTGGATGCGCAAACACGGCTGGCGCACCCCGAAGTGGAAGCTGATGGTCGCCTTGGAACCGGATTTCCACTATAAACCCGAGATCGAGCTCTATGACCTCGAAAACGATCCGAAAGAAACTATCAACGTCGCCGAGATCCGTCCCGACGTCATCGCCGAGCTGCGTGCCAAGATGGAAGCGCATATCGCGAAACGCGAGAAAGAGACCGGCAGGACCAACCCGATGTACACGAACCTCAACTGGCACGGCATGAAACTCGGACGGGGCTTCAACAGCTCCGACGAGGCCTATAATACCATGCACATCGGCGATCCGGGCGCTGCCCAAAGATTGCAGCAGAGATAGTAATACGAGAGTAAAATTAAGTTATCTTCGAATTGCAAAAGGAAGAATAAATCAAAATGAGCAAAAAACTTCGCGCTGCCGTCATCGGGCTCGGCCCGATCGGCAGCAATAACCATTGTCAGGCATATACCACCTGTCCCGACGCCGAACTCGTCGGCGCCTGCGACATCAACAAAGAGCGCGCCGATGCCGCTGCAAAGCGGTACGGCATTCAGGTCTGGTACGATGCTCAGAAGATGCTCGACGAGCTCAAACCCGACTTGGTCAGCGTCGCCACGGGCGGTTTCGAATACGGCTCCGATCACTATGAGCCGACCTTGCAAGCTTTACGCGCAGGCTGCGACGTGTTGACCGAAAAACCCATCTGCAACGACTTGAAAAAGGCGCAGGAGATGGTCGATACGGCCAAAGCGCTCAACCGCCGGTTCGCGGTTGACATGAATCACCGGTTCACCCCGGCGGCGAGAGCGGCAAAAAAGTGGCAAAACGAAGGCCGCATCGGCGACCTGCTGTTTTTGAACATGGCGCTCTGGATCGGACGCTTCCAGCCGCATTTCGACACCGAGTATTACCACATGAAGGCCTTGAATCCCCACAGCTGCGACATCCTGCGCTATTTCGGCGGCGACGTCGAGCAGGTGCACTGCTTTGCGATGAAAGCGCCCGGACGTGAAATCTACTCCACCGCTTCGTTCAACCTCAAATTCGTCAACGGCGCGGTCGGCCACCTGACAAGTTCCTATGACATCGAGCGCGGACACCCGATGGAGCGCTGCGAGGTCGCCGGAACAAAAGGCCGGCTTGTGTTCGAAGATATGTGGCGGGAGGCGACCTTGTACCCTGCGGGCGATCTTGAAAAGCGCGTCTTCACCAATCCGGTATTCGGCGGCTTCCGCGATTTTTACGACACCTTCCGGGATCGCATCCACAGCTTTGCTAAAGAATGCGCAAATGGGGTCAAGCCCGCTGACATCGACGGCAGCGGTGCGGACGGTCTCGAAGCCAGCCGCATCATCCATGCGGGAATTCAGTCGCTTAAAACCGGGAAAACGGTTTTTGTCCGGGACGTAAATGAATAATCATTTGTACATTTAAATTTCCAATAAACCCAAAGGAGCAACGAACATGGCAATTAAAATCGGAATCATCGGTATGGGCGGCATCGGCAACACCCACGCCAAATGCTACAAAGCCGATCCGCTGGCAACGCTGGTCTGCGTCTGCGATGTCAACAAGGAGCGTGCCGACAAAGCCGCCGCCGATTACGGCGTCAAAGCGTTCTATACGCAGGACGAGATGATGAAGGCCCATCCGGAACTCGATTACATCGACGTCACCACTTCGGGCTTCGACAACGGCTCTTGGCACTATGAACCGGTCATGAAGGCGCTCGACGCCGGCTTTAACGCCTTTGTCGAAAAGCCGATCAGCAACAACGCCGACGAGGCGCGCGAGATGGTCATCACAGCAGCTAAAAAAGGCCTGTATCTCGGCTGCAACCTCAACCACAGCTTCACCAAACCCGCAGACAAGGCGCAGGAATTGATCAATCAGGGCAAGATCGGCGAGCCGGTCTACATCCTGCACAAGGTCGGCTTCAACAGCGGTGAGAAAAACTATAACGCGCCCAACTATCACGGTGCGGCTTATCCGAGAATGGCCTGCGCCTATTCGCATGCCTATGCATTCCTGTCCCACCCGTTTTCGCTGATGCGCAAATTCGGCGGCGAAATCACCCATGTCCAGGCGTTCTTTGACAAACCCGGCGTCCGCAAGAGCGCGGATGACCTGATGTGGTCGATCAACGGCATCAACTGCAAATTCCAAAACGGCAGCATCGGTTATCTGCTGTCCCAGCGCGGCGACGCCCACTTCGGCCTCGGCGGTTGGTGGAGCTTCGAAATGGCCGGCACCAAAGGTACCTTCTGCATCGAAAACTGCGTCGAAAAGCTGTATTATTGGGACGCGGGCAAAAAGAGCAAAAACATGAGCACGCCCAAACCCAAGATCTTCGATTTTAAAGAGACCGATTTCGGCCTCACCTTCAAAAACCGCCTGCACGCGTTCTTAGAGGATTTGACCAACAAAGTCCCGCCCGAGCACATCAGAAGCTCCGGCCGCGATGCATTGGCCACCCTCGAATACACAGTTGCGGCGATCAATTCGTTCGAAGAAGGCGGCGCTCTGGTCCGTCCGCGCGCGCTCCCGCCGATCCACGGCACCCCGGGATTCGTTCTTTAGAAATTACAATATACGCAATGACAAACCCGCCGCTGCTTTCCGCAGAGGCGGGTTGTTTGAATCGTATGTAATAACCGTCATTTCCGCCCTTGACAGAACACGGGCAAGTGCGTATCATATCTCTTAAAGACACATGAAAGGGGGAGTCGAACGCACAACGAATCCCTCTGCTTTTTTAACAAAAACAGCAAATTTATATGAATGAAAGGGAACCGAGTTATGTCTGCCAGTTTCATCAGACCCGCCTCCGAAATCAGGGAGGATATCGAAAAGAACCCCGAGATGCGTAAACTCTATCAGGATTTAAAAGACAAAGCTGATTACTGGAGAGCGAATTTTTCGGAGAGCGTCGAGGATATCTCCGGCTGGGGGCACAGCTATGTCTGCCCCAAGTGCTCTTCCGCGCTAAAATATGACCTTCAAAACCGCGATGTCCATCTCTGCCCCGATTGCAACGTCTCATATGACAATCAAGCGATTCGTGAAGCCTGGAACTCCTTCCGCCGCCATGATATCATGGGCGGTGTCAAATCGGCCGCCGTGGTCTGCCATGTCGAGGGCGAATCGGCGAAGGAATACAAAGAATTTATTTTAAAAGTCCTCACCTGGTACGCCGACCATTACGACCAATTTGACGAGCACGGCATCTGGGTCGGCAGAGCCAAACTGATGGGTCACACGCTAGACGAGGCCTGCTGGGGCATCACGCTTCTCGACGCGTTGTTCATCTCCGGAATCGACCCCGAGTCCGAGGCGGCGCAGCATTTGAAAAAGAAGCTGTTGGTTCCGATGATGCGCCTGATCATGTCCCAGCCGACGAATTTAATGAACATCTCGCTTTGGCATGCCGCCTTCGCGACCGGCGTCGGCGTCTATTTCAAAGACGAATTCCTGCTGCGTCCCTATGCGCGTTACGAGCGCAACGGCAAGCGTTTGATTTTGGACAATATCACGGCCGACGGGCTGTGGCGTGAAAACTCTCCCGGCTATCATTATTACGCGCTCTCGGCGGCTCTGAGTTTTTACAGCTATGCAAAGCAGATGGACCTTGCCGACGAAGAACTCAGCACCATGCTGTTAAAGGCCTATACCGCACCGCTCAAACTGCTTTATCCGAACGGTGAAATGCCCTCGACCAGCGACGGCTGGAAGTATTCCGTCGACTCGGTCACGGATATCTACAAGCAGGTTTATTTCCTGTTCAAAGACACGCCGGACGCCGATGCGCTTGCGGCGGTCATCCACTTCAAAGAACCCAAACCGACCGCGAATTCGCTCTATTACGGAATCCCGCCCAAAC
This is a stretch of genomic DNA from Oscillospiraceae bacterium. It encodes these proteins:
- a CDS encoding Gfo/Idh/MocA family oxidoreductase; translated protein: MAIKIGIIGMGGIGNTHAKCYKADPLATLVCVCDVNKERADKAAADYGVKAFYTQDEMMKAHPELDYIDVTTSGFDNGSWHYEPVMKALDAGFNAFVEKPISNNADEAREMVITAAKKGLYLGCNLNHSFTKPADKAQELINQGKIGEPVYILHKVGFNSGEKNYNAPNYHGAAYPRMACAYSHAYAFLSHPFSLMRKFGGEITHVQAFFDKPGVRKSADDLMWSINGINCKFQNGSIGYLLSQRGDAHFGLGGWWSFEMAGTKGTFCIENCVEKLYYWDAGKKSKNMSTPKPKIFDFKETDFGLTFKNRLHAFLEDLTNKVPPEHIRSSGRDALATLEYTVAAINSFEEGGALVRPRALPPIHGTPGFVL
- a CDS encoding Gfo/Idh/MocA family oxidoreductase — protein: MSKKLRAAVIGLGPIGSNNHCQAYTTCPDAELVGACDINKERADAAAKRYGIQVWYDAQKMLDELKPDLVSVATGGFEYGSDHYEPTLQALRAGCDVLTEKPICNDLKKAQEMVDTAKALNRRFAVDMNHRFTPAARAAKKWQNEGRIGDLLFLNMALWIGRFQPHFDTEYYHMKALNPHSCDILRYFGGDVEQVHCFAMKAPGREIYSTASFNLKFVNGAVGHLTSSYDIERGHPMERCEVAGTKGRLVFEDMWREATLYPAGDLEKRVFTNPVFGGFRDFYDTFRDRIHSFAKECANGVKPADIDGSGADGLEASRIIHAGIQSLKTGKTVFVRDVNE
- a CDS encoding heparinase II/III family protein, producing MSASFIRPASEIREDIEKNPEMRKLYQDLKDKADYWRANFSESVEDISGWGHSYVCPKCSSALKYDLQNRDVHLCPDCNVSYDNQAIREAWNSFRRHDIMGGVKSAAVVCHVEGESAKEYKEFILKVLTWYADHYDQFDEHGIWVGRAKLMGHTLDEACWGITLLDALFISGIDPESEAAQHLKKKLLVPMMRLIMSQPTNLMNISLWHAAFATGVGVYFKDEFLLRPYARYERNGKRLILDNITADGLWRENSPGYHYYALSAALSFYSYAKQMDLADEELSTMLLKAYTAPLKLLYPNGEMPSTSDGWKYSVDSVTDIYKQVYFLFKDTPDADALAAVIHFKEPKPTANSLYYGIPPKPDYDLLNQKSVHMSNNKQVMLRSEAACVFLKYGNLCAGHSHPDALELSIFPFSMDPGSLSYGAAIHGEYFYVNASHSTFMLDGDNQIRTACGTGEMSADGLAFDATVDGTYPGVTASRAVKLKDLSPKTCEINDKTSIKCDADHQIDWIFHSIGDFTANGTLTPDSIKENENGFKYFTNIQRWTGDSFTCTWNFEGDQLTLKLPGMADTTIYIAVTPDNPTKRERHAILIRRQGKALDVNALFTLNKK
- a CDS encoding sulfatase, yielding MTKKPNLLFFGIDSLRRDRMSLYGYDRLTTPHIDKYLEKGTVYNHCFSAHIPTTPGYANMLTGLDCFGTNVVALRHEGELAPNIKTLPEILRENGYDTTCVGFKNVSGRGFDRYIDFEGWNAQGDGRAHKAENLNAVAIPELERLAKNDKPFCLFLRHMDPHSPYRAPEPFHKMFYQGNEFDPNNHSLDPVFKFKPFCDYFASWFPQGCTDAEYVCAQYDAEIAYMDSCIQLILQKLKDLGLENDTLVVFSSDHGETLYDHDCYFDHHSMYDNCLVVPFAVRFPGRVPAGKRVDDICTLADVTPTVLEILDIKTDINFDGRSMFSTAFGGTVAHRDEFYITECTWMRKHGWRTPKWKLMVALEPDFHYKPEIELYDLENDPKETINVAEIRPDVIAELRAKMEAHIAKREKETGRTNPMYTNLNWHGMKLGRGFNSSDEAYNTMHIGDPGAAQRLQQR